A genomic window from Alkalihalobacillus sp. AL-G includes:
- the uvrA gene encoding excinuclease ABC subunit UvrA → MANENITIKGAREHNLKNIDVSIPRNKLVVLTGLSGSGKSSLAFDTIYAEGQRRYVESLSAYARQFLGQMDKPDVDSIEGLSPAISIDQKTTSKNPRSTVGTVTEIYDYLRLLFARIGNPVCPNHDVEITSQTVQQMVDRIMEYTERTKLQILAPVVSGRKGEHVKVFEDIKKQGYVRVRVDGEIQDVSEDIKLEKNKKHSIEIVIDRIVVKDGVETRLADSLETALNIADGKVIVDVIGEEELLFSQHHACPYCGFSIGELEPRLFSFNSPFGACPSCDGLGTKLEVDLDLVIPDWDRSLKDHALAPWEPQSSQYYPQLLKSVCDHYGIDMDVPVKNLPKSQLDKVLYGSGRDKIHFRYENDFGQVRENKIMFEGVVPNIKRRYHETSSDYIREQMEGYMARKPCPTCDGYRLKEEARAVRIRGNHIGNITELSVKDAQSLFNTLELTEKELQIGRLILREINDRLGFLVNVGLDYLTLSRSAGTLSGGEAQRIRLATQVGSRLTGVLYILDEPSIGLHQRDNDRLINTLEEMRSLGNTLIVVEHDEDTMLAADYIIDIGPGAGAHGGVITSQGSPHEIMEDDNSLTGNYLSGKRFIPLPPERRKSDGRKLTIKGATEHNLKNVKVDIPIGVFTGVTGVSGSGKSTLVNEILYKSLAQKLHRAKDKPGEHKKIDGLDHIDKVIDIDQSPIGRTPRSNPATYIGVFDDIRDVFAQTNEAKVRGYKKGRFSFNVKGGRCEACRGDGIIKIEMHFLPDVYVPCEICHGKRYNRETLEVKYKGKNIADILAMTVEESVEFFANIPKIKRKVQTMLDVGLGYIKLGQSSTTISGGEAQRVKLASQLHKRATGKTLYILDEPTTGLHVHDIARLLTVLQRLVDNGDSVLVIEHNLDVIKAVDHVIDLGPEGGDKGGMIVGTGTPEQIAETKESYTGKYLAPILKRDRKRMEKKLKQKESVAK, encoded by the coding sequence ATGGCAAATGAAAACATTACGATAAAAGGGGCACGCGAACACAATTTGAAAAACATCGATGTGTCGATTCCTCGGAACAAGCTCGTCGTGCTGACTGGGCTATCGGGTTCAGGGAAATCTTCACTCGCTTTTGATACGATTTATGCGGAGGGGCAGCGCCGGTATGTCGAGTCGCTGTCCGCCTATGCGCGTCAGTTCCTCGGGCAGATGGACAAGCCGGACGTCGATTCAATCGAAGGGCTTTCTCCGGCAATCTCCATCGATCAGAAGACGACGAGCAAAAACCCGCGATCGACTGTTGGAACCGTTACTGAGATTTATGACTATCTACGTCTGTTGTTCGCACGGATCGGGAACCCGGTCTGTCCGAACCATGATGTTGAGATCACGTCCCAAACGGTTCAACAGATGGTCGACCGGATTATGGAGTACACGGAACGCACCAAGCTTCAGATCCTTGCACCTGTCGTTTCCGGACGGAAGGGTGAACACGTCAAGGTTTTCGAGGATATTAAAAAGCAAGGCTATGTCCGGGTCCGTGTTGACGGAGAGATCCAAGACGTAAGTGAGGACATTAAGCTTGAAAAGAATAAAAAGCACTCGATCGAGATTGTGATCGATCGGATCGTTGTCAAGGACGGGGTTGAAACACGTCTAGCCGATTCCCTTGAAACGGCACTGAATATTGCAGACGGAAAAGTGATCGTTGATGTAATTGGAGAAGAAGAATTGTTGTTCAGTCAGCATCATGCTTGTCCGTATTGCGGTTTTTCGATCGGAGAGCTGGAACCGCGCTTGTTCTCGTTCAACAGTCCGTTCGGTGCATGTCCGAGCTGTGATGGGCTTGGTACGAAGCTTGAGGTCGACCTTGACCTCGTCATTCCAGACTGGGATCGTTCGCTTAAGGACCATGCGCTTGCCCCTTGGGAACCGCAAAGCTCACAATATTACCCGCAGCTTTTAAAAAGCGTGTGCGATCATTACGGTATCGATATGGATGTTCCGGTCAAAAATCTGCCGAAATCACAGCTGGATAAAGTATTGTACGGCAGTGGAAGGGATAAGATCCACTTCCGCTATGAAAACGATTTTGGTCAGGTGCGTGAAAACAAAATCATGTTTGAAGGCGTCGTTCCGAATATTAAGCGCCGTTACCATGAAACGAGCTCCGATTATATTCGTGAGCAGATGGAAGGATACATGGCTCGGAAGCCTTGTCCGACTTGTGACGGTTACCGCCTAAAAGAGGAAGCACGAGCGGTACGGATTCGCGGAAACCATATCGGAAACATAACGGAGCTGTCGGTTAAGGACGCACAAAGCTTATTTAATACACTGGAGCTTACAGAAAAGGAACTGCAAATCGGTCGGTTGATTTTACGTGAGATCAACGACAGACTTGGGTTTCTTGTCAATGTCGGGCTTGATTACCTGACGCTCAGCCGTTCGGCAGGGACACTTTCGGGCGGGGAAGCCCAGAGGATTCGGTTAGCGACACAGGTTGGCTCCCGTTTGACTGGCGTGCTGTACATTTTGGATGAACCTTCAATCGGATTGCATCAACGCGATAACGACCGGTTGATCAATACGCTTGAAGAAATGCGAAGCCTTGGCAATACGTTGATTGTTGTCGAGCATGATGAGGATACGATGCTTGCGGCCGACTACATCATCGACATTGGTCCAGGTGCTGGAGCGCATGGCGGGGTCATTACCTCACAAGGCTCTCCACATGAAATCATGGAGGATGACAACTCGCTGACCGGGAATTATTTATCAGGAAAACGATTCATCCCATTGCCACCAGAACGGCGGAAGTCGGATGGACGTAAATTGACAATCAAAGGGGCGACTGAACACAACCTGAAAAACGTAAAGGTCGATATTCCGATTGGTGTGTTTACTGGAGTGACAGGTGTTTCCGGATCAGGAAAAAGTACGCTCGTCAATGAGATTTTATATAAGTCGCTCGCACAAAAGCTGCACCGGGCAAAGGATAAGCCCGGCGAACACAAAAAGATCGATGGGTTGGATCATATCGATAAGGTGATCGATATCGACCAGTCGCCGATCGGCCGTACGCCTCGCTCAAACCCGGCAACATACATCGGTGTCTTTGATGATATTCGTGATGTGTTTGCTCAGACGAATGAAGCGAAAGTACGCGGCTATAAAAAAGGACGGTTTTCGTTCAATGTCAAAGGCGGCCGTTGTGAAGCGTGTCGTGGAGACGGCATCATCAAAATCGAGATGCACTTTTTACCGGATGTTTATGTTCCGTGTGAGATTTGTCATGGAAAACGATATAACCGGGAAACGCTTGAGGTGAAGTATAAAGGAAAAAACATCGCGGATATTTTGGCGATGACCGTGGAGGAATCGGTTGAATTTTTCGCGAACATTCCTAAGATCAAGCGGAAGGTCCAGACGATGCTTGATGTTGGTCTTGGCTACATTAAGCTTGGCCAATCATCGACGACAATTTCCGGCGGGGAAGCACAGCGTGTCAAACTCGCCTCCCAGCTGCACAAGCGTGCAACCGGAAAGACGCTCTATATTTTAGATGAACCGACGACGGGCCTTCATGTACACGATATTGCCCGACTGTTAACGGTGTTGCAACGTCTTGTCGATAACGGAGATTCGGTGCTTGTCATCGAACATAACCTTGATGTCATAAAAGCGGTCGATCACGTCATCGACCTCGGTCCTGAAGGCGGGGACAAGGGCGGAATGATCGTCGGAACAGGGACACCGGAACAAATCGCGGAAACGAAGGAATCGTACACTGGAAAATATTTAGCGCCGATCCTGAAGCGCGATCGCAAGCGAATGGAAAAGAAGCTGAAGCAGAAAGAATCGGTAGCGAAATAA
- the uvrB gene encoding excinuclease ABC subunit UvrB has product MNNQFELVSKYTPQGDQPSAIKELVKGIKSGKRHQTLLGATGTGKTFTMSNVIQQVNKPTLVIAHNKTLAGQLYSEFKEYFPNNAVEYFVSYYDYYQPEAYIPQSDTFIEKDASINDEIDKLRHSATSSLFERNDVIIIASVSCIYGLGNPEEYRELVVSLRSGMEKDRDQLLHDLVDIQYARNDINFTRGTFRVRGDVVEIFPASRDEHCMRVEFFGDEIDRITEVDALTGEILGERSHVAIFPASHFVTREEKMKVAIERIKEELEERLKELKAEDKLLEAQRIEQRTRYDIEMMQEMGFCSGIENYSRHLTLRPAGSTPYTLMDYFPEDFLLMVDESHVSLPQVRGMYNGDQARKQVLVEHGFRLPSAKDNRPLMFDEFEKKFQQAVYVSATPGPYELEHSPEMTEQIIRPTGLLDPTIDVRPIEGQIDDLMDEIQIRVEKKERVLVTTLTKKMSEDLTDYLQENGVKVRYLHSEIKTLERIEIIRDLRRGVFDVLVGINLLREGLDIPEVSLVAILDADKEGFLRSERSLIQTTGRAARNSNGHVIMYADKITNSMRIAIDETERRRNTQIEYNEKHGITPQTIEKAIPDLIRVTTAAEDSDMDGKKVPVQKMNKKDREQVIERMEKEMKQAAKDLNFERAAELRDLVLELKAEG; this is encoded by the coding sequence GTGAACAATCAGTTTGAGCTTGTATCGAAATATACGCCGCAGGGCGATCAACCGAGTGCAATCAAAGAGCTCGTCAAGGGAATCAAATCCGGGAAGCGGCATCAGACGTTGCTCGGGGCGACAGGAACGGGTAAAACGTTTACGATGTCGAACGTCATCCAGCAGGTGAACAAACCGACGCTCGTCATTGCTCATAATAAGACGCTTGCGGGACAGCTGTACAGTGAATTCAAGGAGTATTTCCCGAATAATGCGGTCGAATATTTCGTAAGTTACTATGATTATTACCAGCCTGAAGCGTATATCCCTCAATCGGATACGTTCATTGAAAAAGATGCGAGCATTAACGATGAGATCGATAAACTGCGTCACTCAGCGACCTCTTCCCTTTTTGAACGGAATGACGTCATTATCATCGCCAGTGTCTCGTGCATTTACGGTTTAGGTAATCCGGAAGAATATCGCGAACTCGTCGTTTCGCTCAGGTCCGGCATGGAAAAAGATCGTGACCAACTGCTTCACGACTTGGTTGATATCCAGTATGCACGGAACGACATTAACTTCACACGCGGAACGTTCCGGGTTCGTGGTGATGTAGTGGAAATTTTCCCGGCATCGCGCGACGAGCATTGTATGCGTGTGGAATTTTTCGGGGATGAAATCGATCGGATCACCGAGGTCGATGCACTGACTGGAGAAATTCTCGGTGAAAGAAGCCATGTGGCGATTTTCCCGGCTTCCCACTTCGTTACGCGTGAGGAAAAGATGAAGGTTGCGATCGAACGGATAAAGGAAGAGCTCGAGGAACGTCTGAAGGAGTTGAAGGCAGAGGACAAATTGCTTGAAGCCCAGCGGATTGAACAACGGACCCGTTATGACATCGAGATGATGCAGGAGATGGGGTTCTGTTCAGGAATCGAGAACTATTCGCGGCATTTGACGTTGCGACCGGCTGGCTCGACGCCTTACACGCTGATGGATTACTTCCCAGAGGACTTTTTACTGATGGTTGATGAATCGCATGTGAGCCTGCCTCAGGTCCGTGGTATGTACAATGGGGACCAAGCGCGGAAACAGGTACTTGTTGAACATGGATTCCGGCTGCCATCCGCTAAGGATAATCGGCCGCTCATGTTTGATGAGTTTGAGAAAAAGTTCCAGCAGGCGGTATATGTGTCGGCAACGCCTGGTCCGTATGAGCTTGAGCATTCACCGGAAATGACCGAGCAGATCATTCGACCGACCGGACTGCTGGATCCGACTATTGACGTCCGTCCAATCGAAGGTCAAATCGATGACTTGATGGATGAGATTCAAATTCGTGTGGAGAAGAAGGAGCGGGTCCTTGTCACGACGTTAACGAAAAAAATGTCGGAGGATCTCACCGATTATTTACAGGAAAACGGCGTCAAAGTCCGTTACTTGCATTCGGAGATCAAAACGCTTGAGCGGATTGAAATCATTCGCGATTTAAGACGGGGTGTGTTTGACGTCCTCGTCGGGATCAACCTGCTTCGGGAAGGGCTTGATATTCCTGAGGTGTCGCTCGTTGCGATTCTTGATGCGGATAAGGAAGGGTTCCTGCGCTCAGAGCGGTCTCTTATTCAGACGACCGGTCGTGCAGCCCGAAATTCTAACGGCCATGTCATTATGTATGCAGATAAAATAACGAACTCGATGCGGATTGCGATCGATGAAACCGAGCGTCGGCGAAACACGCAGATTGAATATAATGAAAAACACGGAATCACACCACAGACGATCGAAAAAGCAATACCAGACCTGATCCGGGTGACCACTGCGGCTGAAGACAGCGATATGGATGGCAAAAAAGTACCAGTTCAGAAGATGAACAAAAAGGATCGCGAACAGGTCATTGAACGAATGGAAAAGGAAATGAAGCAAGCGGCGAAGGATCTCAACTTCGAGCGGGCTGCCGAGCTTCGTGATTTGGTTTTAGAGCTTAAAGCGGAAGGATGA
- a CDS encoding YobA family protein translates to MKKWFYWSIILAFILIMPGCGGSDTLPLVRNDVSGDNLSEQSIKGYISAINAPQILVLEDITKEQLEDFDPNDLSTYHGGAFWIKVKTPDSFKIGQKVEVWTVGPILESYPAQAEAGKVEILEDVD, encoded by the coding sequence ATGAAAAAATGGTTCTATTGGTCTATCATTCTTGCTTTTATTCTTATCATGCCCGGTTGCGGTGGTTCCGATACGTTACCACTTGTGAGAAATGACGTCTCCGGGGATAATCTATCGGAACAATCAATCAAAGGCTACATCAGCGCTATCAATGCTCCCCAAATTCTCGTTTTAGAAGACATTACGAAAGAGCAGCTGGAAGACTTCGATCCTAACGACCTTTCAACCTATCATGGCGGTGCGTTCTGGATCAAGGTGAAAACGCCTGACTCTTTTAAAATCGGACAAAAGGTTGAGGTCTGGACGGTGGGGCCGATCCTAGAATCCTATCCTGCCCAAGCGGAAGCCGGGAAAGTGGAGATTTTAGAGGATGTGGATTGA
- a CDS encoding IS3 family transposase yields MKKRGRPIPGYSVSNQGEKIPDAQIAEYLMELYWDEWLGAMGYKKWTLYLKDHHSLIISKHKVYRMCKGLGILKKPNTKKAKHPRKLARNRTITGSNQLWQVDIKYGNITDSNAFFYVCSAIDVYDRTIVGYYCGSVCKAKHITTMLTKALIRRKVHFKSGEFEKKLILRTDNGPQFVSEDFGNFCDHHKVYHERIPKKTPDMNAYIESFHSVLQRECFDRYAFGFYEEAFYYVDQYIAFYNHSRYHGSLKPHTPQKYYDLSRRGQIPSTKVKL; encoded by the coding sequence GTGAAAAAAAGAGGGCGGCCGATTCCGGGCTACTCGGTATCCAATCAAGGGGAAAAGATTCCGGATGCGCAAATCGCAGAATATCTGATGGAACTTTATTGGGACGAGTGGTTGGGAGCTATGGGCTACAAAAAATGGACCCTATATCTAAAAGACCACCACTCCCTGATCATTAGTAAGCATAAAGTGTACCGGATGTGTAAAGGGCTAGGAATTCTAAAAAAACCGAACACAAAAAAAGCAAAACACCCAAGAAAACTTGCGAGAAATCGTACGATTACAGGCTCGAATCAACTCTGGCAAGTCGACATCAAATATGGAAACATAACGGATTCCAACGCCTTCTTTTACGTGTGTAGTGCGATTGACGTTTATGATCGAACCATTGTTGGTTATTATTGTGGATCGGTTTGTAAGGCGAAACATATTACAACGATGTTGACAAAAGCACTTATACGTCGGAAAGTGCACTTTAAATCTGGGGAATTTGAGAAGAAGCTGATTCTTCGAACCGATAACGGACCCCAGTTTGTGAGCGAAGACTTTGGCAACTTTTGTGACCATCACAAGGTCTATCATGAGCGAATTCCAAAGAAGACACCAGACATGAATGCTTATATTGAGTCCTTTCACAGTGTGTTACAGAGAGAGTGTTTTGACCGATATGCATTTGGATTTTACGAAGAAGCCTTTTATTATGTGGATCAATATATCGCTTTCTATAACCATTCTCGTTATCACGGAAGCTTGAAGCCACACACGCCTCAGAAGTATTATGACTTATCTCGAAGAGGGCAGATCCCGAGCACAAAAGTGAAATTATAG
- a CDS encoding AIM24 family protein, translated as MSKYSIEEFVRNTVQEDKGEGFFEQETPRILEVNLDGSVWAKMGSMVTYHGQIKFEREGILEHGIGKMFKKALSGEGASLMKANGSGKLYLADQGKKITILHLNGDSIFVNGNDLLAFEPSIDWDIKLMRRITGMMSGGLFNVHCQGTGMIAITSHYDPLTIEVKPGRPVLTDPNATVAWSGGLSPDFQTDVSLKTFFGRGSGESIQMRFEGSGFVVVQPYEEVYWSSDNK; from the coding sequence ATGTCAAAGTATTCAATTGAAGAATTTGTTCGCAACACAGTCCAAGAGGATAAAGGGGAAGGGTTTTTCGAGCAGGAGACCCCGAGAATTCTTGAAGTGAACCTAGATGGAAGCGTCTGGGCGAAGATGGGTTCGATGGTTACATACCACGGCCAAATCAAGTTTGAGCGCGAAGGAATTCTCGAACACGGCATCGGAAAAATGTTCAAAAAAGCACTATCCGGCGAAGGAGCCTCCCTTATGAAAGCTAATGGTTCGGGAAAACTTTATCTCGCCGATCAGGGGAAAAAGATCACCATTCTCCATTTAAATGGTGATTCGATTTTTGTGAACGGAAATGATCTCTTAGCATTTGAACCGTCCATCGATTGGGACATCAAACTGATGCGACGGATCACCGGCATGATGTCAGGCGGTTTATTCAATGTACACTGTCAGGGTACCGGAATGATTGCGATCACCTCCCATTATGATCCACTGACGATCGAAGTAAAGCCCGGCCGTCCAGTATTAACAGATCCAAACGCAACCGTCGCCTGGTCAGGAGGACTTTCGCCCGATTTCCAAACCGACGTTTCTTTAAAAACGTTTTTCGGACGGGGAAGCGGAGAATCGATACAAATGCGCTTTGAAGGCAGCGGATTCGTCGTCGTCCAACCCTACGAAGAAGTGTACTGGAGTAGCGACAACAAATAA
- a CDS encoding sulfite exporter TauE/SafE family protein: MELLYIILGFAVGILSGYFGIGGGFILTPILMLIGYSPIAAITMSLMYAIGSSASGVFAHFKMKNVAWKTAIILGISGVTATQLAKPIVLWLDENNYDETVIPVIYAMIIAYFAYSLLKKDPKKKQASKGGEPNIVKTIIIGFIGGFLSSALGVGGGFVMVPLLISLMGFESRKAVGTSLVSVFLIVIAGFLSYAVVIEFDFIVALLLIAGALFGGQIGAKLTGLYSDSQIKTYFGLLYVTTLISILLELFNLDTAGIIVIGIYFVTLLGKFIKDILQRKHSTSAS, translated from the coding sequence ATGGAACTACTATACATCATCCTAGGCTTTGCAGTCGGCATTTTATCTGGCTATTTCGGAATCGGCGGAGGATTCATCCTGACTCCGATCCTTATGCTGATCGGATATTCACCAATCGCAGCGATCACAATGAGTCTTATGTATGCAATCGGCTCCTCGGCATCAGGAGTTTTCGCCCATTTTAAAATGAAAAACGTTGCTTGGAAAACAGCAATCATCCTTGGTATAAGCGGTGTGACAGCGACTCAGCTTGCGAAACCCATCGTACTCTGGCTTGATGAAAACAACTATGATGAAACCGTCATCCCTGTTATATATGCAATGATTATCGCCTATTTTGCCTATTCGTTATTAAAAAAGGACCCGAAAAAAAAGCAAGCCTCAAAAGGCGGCGAACCGAATATCGTAAAAACAATCATTATCGGTTTCATCGGTGGTTTCTTGTCCTCAGCTTTAGGTGTCGGCGGTGGATTCGTAATGGTCCCACTCTTGATTTCCTTGATGGGATTTGAATCTAGAAAAGCCGTCGGAACAAGCTTAGTCAGTGTCTTTTTAATCGTGATTGCCGGCTTCCTATCCTATGCGGTCGTCATCGAATTCGATTTCATTGTCGCACTATTGCTGATCGCTGGCGCACTATTCGGAGGGCAGATCGGTGCAAAATTAACCGGACTTTACTCAGATTCACAGATCAAAACGTATTTCGGACTACTCTACGTCACTACACTAATAAGTATTTTGTTAGAACTCTTTAACCTAGATACAGCCGGAATCATTGTAATCGGAATTTACTTTGTAACATTACTCGGTAAGTTCATCAAGGATATTTTACAGAGGAAGCACAGCACGTCAGCATCATAA
- a CDS encoding DUF2198 family protein — translation MEMIGALLLPIFLIPFLVRVTYNRLISIALSIVVMIVTFQNYSSAWTVVLAVVGVIIGSYLSMRIGKKVNKKWS, via the coding sequence ATGGAAATGATCGGAGCACTTCTTTTACCCATCTTCTTAATTCCATTCTTGGTTCGGGTTACATATAATCGTTTGATATCGATTGCGCTTTCAATCGTTGTGATGATTGTAACGTTTCAAAATTACAGCTCAGCTTGGACGGTCGTGCTGGCTGTGGTCGGTGTGATCATCGGAAGCTATTTATCGATGCGAATTGGTAAAAAAGTAAATAAAAAGTGGAGTTAG
- a CDS encoding spore germination protein: protein MDQFLTELKDKFRNSDDLFFQEEEILDVSVLLIGFKTLIDFPKTKTTLQKYIDTAILSKKTISELLNELGQVKEKDMEEAVSSIMTGKLLIVVKNHRKFVVIEPVAKMLNRSIEQPSNENVLRGPLSSFNEDIETNIGLIRKQINSSNIQAESFSIGPEQKTKLSMLYFDGQADKKLVEKIKSMIEKNQDQEINNLQNLTKVLGFSGWSVISKIHTTELPSEAVPYLRKGRVALFLDRFPFVIILPCFFWDMFALENDRNFPIPLMASIRMIRVIGILVTLLIPALYVALVAVNPEVLRIELALTIAQSREAIPYPALVEILMMLIILELIMEASVRLPSTIGPTITMVGGIILGQAVVEAKLVSTLLIIILAATTIANSTLVGIQNSLAIRLFKYLMVILASIYGVLGILGGIVLFSAYLASIETFGISYLHLNYEKEGTKYG, encoded by the coding sequence ATGGATCAATTCTTAACAGAGTTGAAAGATAAGTTCAGAAACAGCGATGATTTGTTTTTTCAAGAAGAAGAAATCCTTGATGTTTCCGTTCTCCTTATAGGATTCAAAACATTGATAGATTTTCCCAAAACCAAAACAACCCTTCAAAAGTATATAGATACTGCAATTTTATCTAAAAAAACGATAAGTGAGCTATTAAATGAATTAGGTCAGGTAAAAGAGAAAGACATGGAAGAAGCAGTATCATCCATAATGACAGGTAAATTGCTGATCGTCGTCAAGAATCATCGTAAATTTGTAGTCATAGAACCTGTTGCCAAAATGTTGAACCGGTCAATTGAACAGCCTTCAAACGAAAATGTTTTAAGAGGTCCTTTATCTTCATTCAATGAAGATATCGAGACCAACATTGGCCTGATCAGAAAGCAAATCAACTCAAGCAACATACAGGCGGAATCTTTTTCGATCGGTCCTGAACAAAAAACGAAGCTTTCCATGCTTTACTTTGATGGTCAGGCAGATAAAAAGTTGGTAGAGAAAATTAAGTCAATGATCGAAAAGAATCAAGACCAAGAAATAAATAACTTGCAAAATTTAACGAAAGTACTAGGCTTTTCTGGTTGGTCTGTCATCTCAAAAATCCATACAACCGAACTTCCTTCAGAAGCCGTTCCTTACTTAAGAAAAGGAAGGGTAGCATTATTTTTGGATAGGTTCCCTTTCGTTATTATTCTTCCATGTTTTTTTTGGGATATGTTTGCACTTGAAAACGATCGGAACTTTCCCATTCCCTTGATGGCCTCAATACGAATGATTCGGGTCATAGGGATTCTGGTTACATTGCTTATACCAGCTTTATATGTTGCCCTTGTAGCTGTAAATCCTGAAGTTTTGAGAATAGAGCTTGCATTGACCATTGCTCAAAGCAGAGAAGCAATCCCCTACCCTGCTTTAGTCGAGATCCTGATGATGCTTATCATATTGGAGTTGATCATGGAAGCGTCAGTAAGGCTGCCAAGTACAATCGGTCCGACAATTACAATGGTGGGCGGAATCATTCTTGGGCAAGCTGTTGTGGAAGCAAAACTGGTAAGCACTCTACTGATTATAATACTTGCAGCTACTACAATTGCAAATTCAACATTGGTAGGGATACAAAATTCCCTTGCAATTCGTTTGTTTAAATACCTGATGGTCATTTTGGCGTCCATTTATGGTGTTTTGGGAATTTTGGGAGGCATCGTATTGTTCAGTGCATATTTAGCAAGTATTGAAACGTTTGGAATTTCATATCTTCACTTGAATTATGAAAAGGAAGGAACCAAATATGGATAG
- a CDS encoding GerAB/ArcD/ProY family transporter produces the protein MDRGLHVVLMYLLIHLGLIFFLYPNDIISSSDEGQWMPILIGLILHFVLVWIYMKGLSFFPKKNIIDVYSESGKGFAFFILFPVFIYLLLVNIIGVRAYSEIITIIFLSNTPSWAIIVFFLFISAYLATKGVETIFRTGVILTFVFFPIIFFVLITSFQNADWRYLFPLIDDDFHFITDPSYLKSFSAFTGGFLFLGFVAPFLTYDRKKVLAAAAVLIPFFVLAVYIPVLTFGHGTASTFVFPYIMTVDSIYINWLMFDRVSMFFILCLITFIMVQVSLLLWMAYQIMNHWIPHKPVYSVVTLVIVIFIASLMIIDWKTVEHLLWLNSFLQFYVIFTVPLSIYCIGRRSLRKGLS, from the coding sequence ATGGATAGAGGTTTACATGTGGTTCTGATGTACCTGCTCATACATTTAGGACTCATATTCTTTTTATATCCTAACGATATCATCAGCAGTTCAGATGAAGGACAGTGGATGCCGATCTTGATAGGGCTCATTCTCCACTTTGTTTTGGTTTGGATTTATATGAAAGGATTGAGCTTTTTCCCAAAAAAGAATATTATCGATGTTTATTCAGAAAGCGGCAAAGGTTTTGCGTTTTTTATTCTATTTCCGGTTTTCATTTATTTGCTGTTGGTGAATATCATTGGGGTTCGAGCTTATTCAGAAATCATAACCATCATCTTTCTTTCAAATACCCCCTCCTGGGCCATTATCGTATTTTTCCTGTTCATTTCAGCGTATTTAGCTACTAAAGGAGTGGAAACGATCTTCCGGACAGGGGTCATATTAACATTTGTGTTTTTTCCAATCATCTTTTTTGTATTGATCACTTCCTTTCAAAACGCTGATTGGCGATATCTGTTTCCGCTTATCGACGATGATTTCCATTTTATTACGGACCCTTCTTATTTGAAAAGTTTTTCTGCTTTTACAGGAGGTTTTCTGTTTCTTGGTTTTGTCGCGCCATTTCTTACATATGATCGAAAAAAAGTGCTGGCTGCAGCAGCTGTCCTGATCCCATTTTTTGTTTTGGCAGTTTACATTCCTGTCCTTACTTTTGGACATGGTACTGCTTCAACATTTGTATTTCCATATATCATGACAGTTGACTCGATATATATCAATTGGCTGATGTTCGATAGGGTGTCGATGTTCTTCATCTTATGTCTGATCACATTTATCATGGTTCAAGTTTCTCTATTACTGTGGATGGCATACCAGATAATGAATCACTGGATCCCCCATAAACCTGTTTATAGTGTTGTTACATTAGTTATTGTCATTTTCATCGCTTCTCTGATGATTATTGATTGGAAGACTGTAGAACACCTGTTATGGCTGAATTCATTTTTACAGTTTTATGTAATATTCACAGTTCCATTATCTATCTATTGTATTGGACGCCGGTCATTGAGGAAGGGACTTTCATGA